The segment CTTCTCAATGGAGGCAATAGTACCAGGCACATTACCGGGGTCAATTTTTACAGCCAGGAGGTTGGTCCTGTCCGGCTCGATACGCATGCTTAGAGGTTTAATTTCTTCCTGAAGGGAGGTGAAATGAAAATCTTTAACCACCCCCACTATTTGGCCTTCACGACCCCACTGTCGAAACTTACGTCCAATAGCTTCCTCTGCTGAAGAATAACCCAGTAGCTGCACCGCACTCTCATTAATCAACATCGCCTGAGTAGTATCTGAAGCAAAATCACGGGAAAAAGTTCTTCCTGCAGCTAAATCAATATCAAATGTTGGGATATAGTCAAAATCCACAAAATAAACATCAATGTTGGCTATCTGGAGATCTCCTTTTTTATTTTCAATTTCTGAATAAGCACCATAATTATTTCCTCCCGGTACACTCGAACTAAAAGTGCTGGTTTTTACTTCGGGGATTTTATACAGAGCTTGCTGGAGAGCTTCCTGTGCAGGGTTATTGTTTGGTCTTAGCATCACAATTTGTTCTTTATCAAAACCCAGGTCCGTCGTCCTCATGTATTGCATCTGGTTGTAAATCACAATTGTACCTATAATAAGGACTATAGAAATAGTAAACTGACTAATTACCAAACCCTTCCTTAAAAAAACTCCCTTGCTTCCTGCAGAAAATCGGCCTTTGAGGACGCTTACCTACTTAAAAGAAGAGAGAACAAGTGCCGGATAAATACCTGAAATGAGTCCTAAAATTATAGCAACAACAAACAACATCAGCAGGTAAAAAGGTTCAGAAAAGATATTTTCAGCTACCGTTTTTCCGGCCATTTGGTTGAAGTAGGGCAGTAGCAGTGAAACAAATCCAACAGTAAAAACAGCTGCTATGAAACATATGACAATTGATTCTCCTATGAATTGAGAACCAAGATGTCTCTTTTGAGCTCCCACAACCTTCCTTATTCCTACTTCTTTCGCTCTTTCTACTGAACGGGCTGTGGTGAGGTTAATAAAATTAATACAGGCGATCAATAAAATAAATACCACAACCATTCCAAATATATATACATTGTTGATACTGCCCTGCACAGATCCTCCTCTTGAAGAATGAAGATAAACCTCCTCAAAGGGTTCCAGGAAGAGAGATACAAACATTTGTGATTCCTTCATCTCGTTACCAGCCTTCTTCTCCAGAAAAGCCGGAAATTTTGCTTCAAGTTGTTTTGGATTGGTATTAGGGGCAACCAGGATATATGTGGAAGGACTATAATTTCCCCATTGCTCATCTACACCCTGGTAAAGATTTTGACTAAAAGTTACCATAGAAAGAACAATATCTGCCTGGATGTGAGAATTCAAAGGGATATCTTCCATTACCCCTGTGATCTCAACTGAATATCCTTCATCAAAGATTTTAATAGTTTTTCCCAGGGGATCTTCTTCTCCGAAATATTTTTGAGCCGTGGACCGGGATATTACGGCAGTAAAAGGAGTTGTTAATGCAGTTTGCTTTTTCCCCTGAAGCAAATCGAAATCAAAGCTTGTAAAGAAACCTAAGATCTGCAGCGATTACGTCTTCTTCCAAAAACTTAAGATCATCTTTTTTTACCAGGGCCTCTATTTCGTTCACACGAATGGCAGCTTCAATTTCAGGAAATTCCGGTTCAAGATTTGGCGCTACAGCCCACGAAGTAATATTTCCTTTAATAACTTCCGAAGGAGTTTTCACATCGGCCACTACACGATATATTCGATCACCCTTAGAGTGGAAATTGTCATAGCTAAGTTCAAATCCTACATAGAGCAGGATGAGAAAATCCCATTGTTAGCCCAATTGCAAGACCCGAAATGTTGATGAGGGAAAACCATTTGTGCCTCCAAAGATTACGTAGTGCGATTTTAATGAAATTGAGAAACATAGTGCGGGAATTGAGTGATAATTCTATTGATTGATGATGACCCTAATCTTAAACAAGAACGTTTTCTGTAACCTTTTGCCCGTCCAGCATCCTGATGATCCTATGGCTGTATTTGGCATCGTGTTCACTGTGCGTTACCATAATGATAGTAGTTCCTGCTTCATTTAACTCTGTAAGAAGATCCATAACTTCGTTACCATTGCTGCTGTCCAGGTTTCCCGTAGGCTCATCGGCAAGGATAAGTTTGGGATTATTAACCACGGCACGGGCTACTGCCACCCGTTGTTGTTGACCTCCTGATAGTTGCTGCGGAAAGTGATTCCTCCTGTGCATAATTCCCATTTTCTCAAGGACTTCATGAACACGCACTTTACGGTCAGCTTACTTTACACCTGTATAGATTAGCGGAAGCTCTACATTTTTCATATACCGTTAATTCGTCAATAAGGTTGAAGCTCTGAAATA is part of the Antarcticibacterium sp. 1MA-6-2 genome and harbors:
- a CDS encoding FtsX-like permease family protein; translation: MLQGKKQTALTTPFTAVISRSTAQKYFGEEDPLGKTIKIFDEGYSVEITGVMEDIPLNSHIQADIVLSMVTFSQNLYQGVDEQWGNYSPSTYILVAPNTNPKQLEAKFPAFLEKKAGNEMKESQMFVSLFLEPFEEVYLHSSRGGSVQGSINNVYIFGMVVVFILLIACINFINLTTARSVERAKEVGIRKVVGAQKRHLGSQFIGESIVICFIAAVFTVGFVSLLLPYFNQMAGKTVAENIFSEPFYLLMLFVVAIILGLISGIYPALVLSSFK
- a CDS encoding ABC transporter permease, with the translated sequence MRTTDLGFDKEQIVMLRPNNNPAQEALQQALYKIPEVKTSTFSSSVPGGNNYGAYSEIENKKGDLQIANIDVYFVDFDYIPTFDIDLAAGRTFSRDFASDTTQAMLINESAVQLLGYSSAEEAIGRKFRQWGREGQIVGVVKDFHFTSLQEEIKPLSMRIEPDRTNLLAVKIDPGNVPGTIASIEKEWNKLLPQQPFDYYFLDEFFDRQYRSEQRFGALFLNFAGLAIFISCLGLLGLASYSTIQRRREIGIRKIVGASVSGIVNLLSIEF